One Triplophysa rosa linkage group LG9, Trosa_1v2, whole genome shotgun sequence genomic window carries:
- the actr2b gene encoding actin-related protein 2-B isoform X1: protein MDSQGRKVVVCDNGTGFVKCGYAGSNFPEHIFPALVGRPIIRSTAKVGNIEIKNNKKMDLMVGDEASELRSMLEVNYPMENGIVRNWDDMKHLWDYTFGPEKLNIDSRNCKILLTEPPMNPTKNREKIIEVMFETYQFAGVYIAIQAVLTLYAQGLLTGVVVDSGDGVTHICPVYEGFSLPHLTRRLDIAGRDITRYLIKLLLLRGYAFNHSADFETVRMMKENLCYVGYNIEQEQKLALETTVLVEAYTLPDGRVIKVGGERFEAPEALFQPHLINVEGVGVAELLFNTIHAADIDTRAEFYKHIVLSGGSTMYPGLPSRLERELKQLYLERVLKGDVDKLSKFKIRIEDPPRRKHMVFLGGAVLADIMKDKDNFWLTREEYQEKGVRVLEKLGVTVR, encoded by the exons ATGGACAGCCAAGGAAGGAAAGTGGTTGTGTGTGATAACGGAACAGGG TTTGTCAAATGTGGCTATGCAGGATCCAACTTCCCCGAACACATCTTCCCAGCATTGGTGGGCAGACCCATCATCCGATCCACGGCCAAAGTGGGCAACATTGAGATTAAG AATAACAAAAAGATG GATCTGATGGTGGGAGATGAAGCGAGTGAGCTGCGCTCGATGCTGGAGGTGAACTATCCTATGGAGAACGGTATTGTCAGGAACTGGGATGACATGAAGCACCTGTGGGATTACACCTTTGGACCGGAGAAACTCAACATCGACTCGCGCAACTGCAAGATCCTCCTCACAGAACCTCCAATGAACCCCACCAAAAACCGTGAGAAGATCatagag GTCATGTTTGAAACGTACCAGTTTGCAGGCGTTTACATCGCCATCCAGGCTGTGCTAACACTGTATGCTCAAG GTCTTCTGACAGGGGTGGTGGTGGATTCGGGCGATGGCGTGACCCACATTTGCCCTGTGTACGAGGGATTTTCTCTGCCTCACCTGACGAGAAGATTGGACATCGCAGGACGAGACATTACACGATATCTCATTAAG TTGCTCCTACTGCGAGGTTACGCCTTCAACCACTCGGCAGATTTCGAGACTGTGCGCATGATGAAGGAGAATCTCTGCTACGTGGGATACAACATCGAGCAAGAGCAGAAACTGGCTCTGGAGACCACCGTACTGGTGGAGGCTTACACG CTTCCTGACGGTCGGGTTATTAAGGTAGGGGGCGAGCGTTTCGAGGCTCCAGAAGCTCTGTTTCAGCCCCACCTCATTAATGTGGAAGGGGTCGGGGTGGCAGAACTTCTCTTCAACACCATTCATGCAGCAGATATTGATACAAG ggctGAGTTCTataaacacattgttttgtCAGGAGGATCCACCATGTATCCTGGTCTGCCCTCTCGATTAGAGAGGGAACTTAAACAGCTTTATCTCGAGCGGGTACTAAAGGGTGATGTCGACAAGCTCTCT AAATTCAAGATCCGGATCGAGGACCCTCCCCGGCGCAAGCACATGGTGTTCCTGGGTGGGGCGGTGCTGGCTGACATCATGAAAGACAAGGACAACTTCTGGCTGACGCGGGAAGAGTATCAAGAAAAGGGTGTGCGCGTTCTGGAGAAGCTTGGCGTCACCGTCAGATAA
- the actr2b gene encoding actin-related protein 2-B isoform X2, which yields MDSQGRKVVVCDNGTGFVKCGYAGSNFPEHIFPALVGRPIIRSTAKVGNIEIKDLMVGDEASELRSMLEVNYPMENGIVRNWDDMKHLWDYTFGPEKLNIDSRNCKILLTEPPMNPTKNREKIIEVMFETYQFAGVYIAIQAVLTLYAQGLLTGVVVDSGDGVTHICPVYEGFSLPHLTRRLDIAGRDITRYLIKLLLLRGYAFNHSADFETVRMMKENLCYVGYNIEQEQKLALETTVLVEAYTLPDGRVIKVGGERFEAPEALFQPHLINVEGVGVAELLFNTIHAADIDTRAEFYKHIVLSGGSTMYPGLPSRLERELKQLYLERVLKGDVDKLSKFKIRIEDPPRRKHMVFLGGAVLADIMKDKDNFWLTREEYQEKGVRVLEKLGVTVR from the exons ATGGACAGCCAAGGAAGGAAAGTGGTTGTGTGTGATAACGGAACAGGG TTTGTCAAATGTGGCTATGCAGGATCCAACTTCCCCGAACACATCTTCCCAGCATTGGTGGGCAGACCCATCATCCGATCCACGGCCAAAGTGGGCAACATTGAGATTAAG GATCTGATGGTGGGAGATGAAGCGAGTGAGCTGCGCTCGATGCTGGAGGTGAACTATCCTATGGAGAACGGTATTGTCAGGAACTGGGATGACATGAAGCACCTGTGGGATTACACCTTTGGACCGGAGAAACTCAACATCGACTCGCGCAACTGCAAGATCCTCCTCACAGAACCTCCAATGAACCCCACCAAAAACCGTGAGAAGATCatagag GTCATGTTTGAAACGTACCAGTTTGCAGGCGTTTACATCGCCATCCAGGCTGTGCTAACACTGTATGCTCAAG GTCTTCTGACAGGGGTGGTGGTGGATTCGGGCGATGGCGTGACCCACATTTGCCCTGTGTACGAGGGATTTTCTCTGCCTCACCTGACGAGAAGATTGGACATCGCAGGACGAGACATTACACGATATCTCATTAAG TTGCTCCTACTGCGAGGTTACGCCTTCAACCACTCGGCAGATTTCGAGACTGTGCGCATGATGAAGGAGAATCTCTGCTACGTGGGATACAACATCGAGCAAGAGCAGAAACTGGCTCTGGAGACCACCGTACTGGTGGAGGCTTACACG CTTCCTGACGGTCGGGTTATTAAGGTAGGGGGCGAGCGTTTCGAGGCTCCAGAAGCTCTGTTTCAGCCCCACCTCATTAATGTGGAAGGGGTCGGGGTGGCAGAACTTCTCTTCAACACCATTCATGCAGCAGATATTGATACAAG ggctGAGTTCTataaacacattgttttgtCAGGAGGATCCACCATGTATCCTGGTCTGCCCTCTCGATTAGAGAGGGAACTTAAACAGCTTTATCTCGAGCGGGTACTAAAGGGTGATGTCGACAAGCTCTCT AAATTCAAGATCCGGATCGAGGACCCTCCCCGGCGCAAGCACATGGTGTTCCTGGGTGGGGCGGTGCTGGCTGACATCATGAAAGACAAGGACAACTTCTGGCTGACGCGGGAAGAGTATCAAGAAAAGGGTGTGCGCGTTCTGGAGAAGCTTGGCGTCACCGTCAGATAA
- the actr2b gene encoding actin-related protein 2-B isoform X3, with translation MDLMVGDEASELRSMLEVNYPMENGIVRNWDDMKHLWDYTFGPEKLNIDSRNCKILLTEPPMNPTKNREKIIEVMFETYQFAGVYIAIQAVLTLYAQGLLTGVVVDSGDGVTHICPVYEGFSLPHLTRRLDIAGRDITRYLIKLLLLRGYAFNHSADFETVRMMKENLCYVGYNIEQEQKLALETTVLVEAYTLPDGRVIKVGGERFEAPEALFQPHLINVEGVGVAELLFNTIHAADIDTRAEFYKHIVLSGGSTMYPGLPSRLERELKQLYLERVLKGDVDKLSKFKIRIEDPPRRKHMVFLGGAVLADIMKDKDNFWLTREEYQEKGVRVLEKLGVTVR, from the exons ATG GATCTGATGGTGGGAGATGAAGCGAGTGAGCTGCGCTCGATGCTGGAGGTGAACTATCCTATGGAGAACGGTATTGTCAGGAACTGGGATGACATGAAGCACCTGTGGGATTACACCTTTGGACCGGAGAAACTCAACATCGACTCGCGCAACTGCAAGATCCTCCTCACAGAACCTCCAATGAACCCCACCAAAAACCGTGAGAAGATCatagag GTCATGTTTGAAACGTACCAGTTTGCAGGCGTTTACATCGCCATCCAGGCTGTGCTAACACTGTATGCTCAAG GTCTTCTGACAGGGGTGGTGGTGGATTCGGGCGATGGCGTGACCCACATTTGCCCTGTGTACGAGGGATTTTCTCTGCCTCACCTGACGAGAAGATTGGACATCGCAGGACGAGACATTACACGATATCTCATTAAG TTGCTCCTACTGCGAGGTTACGCCTTCAACCACTCGGCAGATTTCGAGACTGTGCGCATGATGAAGGAGAATCTCTGCTACGTGGGATACAACATCGAGCAAGAGCAGAAACTGGCTCTGGAGACCACCGTACTGGTGGAGGCTTACACG CTTCCTGACGGTCGGGTTATTAAGGTAGGGGGCGAGCGTTTCGAGGCTCCAGAAGCTCTGTTTCAGCCCCACCTCATTAATGTGGAAGGGGTCGGGGTGGCAGAACTTCTCTTCAACACCATTCATGCAGCAGATATTGATACAAG ggctGAGTTCTataaacacattgttttgtCAGGAGGATCCACCATGTATCCTGGTCTGCCCTCTCGATTAGAGAGGGAACTTAAACAGCTTTATCTCGAGCGGGTACTAAAGGGTGATGTCGACAAGCTCTCT AAATTCAAGATCCGGATCGAGGACCCTCCCCGGCGCAAGCACATGGTGTTCCTGGGTGGGGCGGTGCTGGCTGACATCATGAAAGACAAGGACAACTTCTGGCTGACGCGGGAAGAGTATCAAGAAAAGGGTGTGCGCGTTCTGGAGAAGCTTGGCGTCACCGTCAGATAA
- the phf10 gene encoding PHD finger protein 10 — MNINMAAVLSPRPCDSNPATPGTQSMKDDIEENSSDGSQNPKRRRMGSGDSSRSCDASNQELGPTYFPAENLTEYKWPPDDTGEYYMLQEQVSEYLGVTSFKRKYPDLERRDLSHKEKLYLREQNVITETQCTLGLTALRSDEVIDLMIKEYPAKHAEYSVILQEKERQRITKEYSVSTLSAQMQQQNPQKVEASKVPEYIKKAAKKAAEFNSNFNRERMEERRAYFDLQTHIIQVPQGKYKVLPPEKTKTGPYPVALIPGQFQEYYKRYSPNEIRYLPLNTALYEPPLDPELPALDSDGDSDDGEEGKEDGKKNKGSSDSSSGNTSDGDSQDSGIQSKVKSKGAQSKDATPRTIQQKSVPGYKPKVIPNAICGICQKGKEANKKGKPEALIHCSQCQNSGHPSCLDMSVELVSQIKMYPWQCMECKTCTICEQPHHEDEMMFCDKCDRGFHTFCVGMDSIPLGCWVCDLCNKVLSTSQKKGTTKTPRKSK, encoded by the exons ATGAACATCAACATGGCTGCTGTACTGTCGCCAAGACCGTGCGATAGCAACCCTGCCACTCCTGGGACGCAGTCTATGAAG GATGACATTGAGGAGAACTCCAGCGATGGCAGTCAAAATCCAAAGAGACGCAGGATGGGTTCAGGGGACAGTTCCAGGAGCTGTGACGCATCCAACCAAGAGCTGGG ACCAACATATTTCCCTGCTGAAAATCTGACAGAATACAAATGGCCTCCAGATGACACAGGAGAGTATTATATGTTACAAGAGCAAGTCAGCGAATATTTAGGAGTCACCTCATTCAAACGGAAATATCCAG ATTTGGAAAGAAGAGACTTGTCTCACAAAGAGAAACTGTATCTGAGAGAGCAGAATGTCATTACAGAAACACAGTGTACATTAG gTCTTACTGCCTTACGCAGTGATGAGGTCATTGATCTGATGATAAAGGAGTATCCTGCTAAACACGCCGAGTACTCCGTCATACTCcaagagaaagagcggcagaGGATAACTAAAGAATACTCTGTGAGCACACTGAGTGCG CAAATGCAGCAGCAAAACCCTCAAAAAGTTGAGGCCAGTAAAGTGCCAGAGTACATAAAGAAAGCTGCTAAAAAAGCTGCTGAATTCAACAGTAATTTTAACCGAGAGCGAATGGAGGAGAGAAGAGCTTATTTCGACCTACAAACACAT attATTCAGGTACCTCAAGGAAAATACAAAGTCCTCCCTCCTGAAAAAACCAAGACGGGTCCATACCCAGTTGCCCTCATCCCTGGGCAGTTCCAAGAGTACTACAAAAG GTATTCCCCAAATGAAATCCGCTACTTGCCCTTGAACACGGCATTATATGAGCCTCCACTGGACCCTGAGCTGCCGGCTCTGGACAGTGATGGAGACTCTGACGATGGAGAAGAGGGGAAAGAAGACGGCAAGAAAAATAAAGGTTCCTCT GACAGTTCATCTGGAAACACATCAGATGGAGACAGCCAAGACAGTGGAATTCAATCCAAAGTCAAGAGCAAAGGAGCCCAGAGCAAAGACGCCACGCCTCGCACCATCCAACAAAAATCTGTCCCTGGGTACAAG CCTAAGGTCATTCCCAATGCTATATGTGGCATATGTCAGAAGGGCAAGGAGGCCAACAAGAAAGGCAAACCAGAAGCCCTCATCCACTGCTCCCAGTGCCAAAACAGCG GTCACCCGTCCTGTCTGGATATGAGCGTGGAGTTGGTGTCCCAGATCAAGATGTACCCGTGGCAGTGCATGGAATGCAAGACATGCACCATCTGTGAGCAGCCTCATCACGAGGACGAGATGATGTTCTGTGATAAGTGTGATCGGGGTTTCCATACCTTCTGTGTGGGCATGGACTCCATTCCTCTAG GTTGCTGGGTCTGTGATTTATGCAACAAAGTGTTATCCACATCTCAGAAAAAAGGAACGACAAAAACACCCAGAAAATCCAAATag